In Streptomyces sp. NBC_01439, the following are encoded in one genomic region:
- a CDS encoding NAD(P)/FAD-dependent oxidoreductase: MSRDRTVDVLVVGAGPAGLALAARLAGAGAGHVEVLEREQDAGGVPRHCHHGGFGGPVRPWLTGPAYARRAVRAATAAGATVRTGVSATGWAGPLTLETTSPAGPERITARAVVLATGARERPRSARLVPGSRPAGVLTTGELQQSVHLYGQDVGRRAVVVGAEPVARHAVRTLRRAGTEVVAVVTERPRAAAVPGVPLLTATTVAELRGRGRLSGVAVRHEDGRCGVLACDTVVFTGDWIPDHELARRGGVALDPGTRGPSVDASFRTSTAGVFAVGNALHGVEPAATAAAEGEAAAAPILARLSGAPWPDAGPPLAVRAPLLWVAPNRLKDLGGRPMLLRSDEPLTAPVLTAAQDGRLLWRRRFPVRATPSRSMRLPAGWTDRVDRSGGPVVLAVG; encoded by the coding sequence GTGAGCCGTGACCGCACGGTCGACGTCCTGGTCGTCGGCGCCGGTCCCGCCGGGCTGGCCCTCGCCGCCCGCCTCGCGGGCGCGGGCGCGGGCCACGTCGAGGTCCTGGAGCGCGAGCAGGACGCGGGCGGAGTGCCGCGACACTGCCACCACGGCGGCTTCGGGGGGCCCGTACGCCCCTGGCTCACCGGACCGGCGTACGCGCGGCGCGCCGTGCGGGCGGCGACGGCGGCCGGGGCGACGGTCCGTACCGGTGTCAGCGCCACCGGCTGGGCCGGCCCGCTGACCTTGGAGACCACGAGCCCGGCGGGCCCGGAGCGGATCACGGCCCGGGCCGTCGTCCTCGCCACGGGCGCCCGCGAGCGCCCGCGCAGCGCCCGGCTGGTGCCCGGCTCCCGGCCGGCGGGCGTGCTGACCACCGGGGAGCTACAGCAGTCGGTCCACCTGTACGGACAGGACGTCGGCCGCAGGGCCGTCGTGGTGGGCGCCGAGCCGGTGGCCCGGCACGCCGTACGCACCCTGCGCCGGGCGGGAACGGAGGTGGTGGCCGTGGTCACGGAGCGCCCCCGTGCCGCCGCCGTGCCGGGAGTACCGCTGCTCACGGCCACGACGGTGGCCGAACTGCGCGGCCGGGGACGCCTGTCGGGCGTGGCCGTGCGCCACGAGGACGGCCGCTGCGGGGTCCTGGCGTGCGACACGGTGGTCTTCACCGGCGACTGGATCCCCGACCACGAGTTGGCGCGCCGCGGTGGCGTGGCCCTGGACCCGGGCACCCGCGGTCCTTCCGTGGACGCGTCCTTCCGTACGTCGACGGCGGGGGTGTTCGCGGTCGGCAACGCCCTGCACGGCGTCGAACCCGCTGCCACCGCGGCCGCGGAGGGTGAGGCTGCCGCGGCCCCGATCCTCGCCCGACTGTCGGGTGCACCGTGGCCGGATGCCGGTCCGCCGCTGGCCGTCCGGGCCCCGTTGCTGTGGGTGGCACCGAACCGGCTCAAGGACCTCGGGGGGCGGCCGATGCTGCTGCGGTCCGATGAGCCGCTGACCGCCCCGGTGCTGACGGCGGCCCAGGACGGCCGGCTCCTGTGGCGGCGGCGGTTCCCGGTCCGGGCGACGCCGTCGCGGTCGATGAGGCTGCCGGCGGGGTGGACGGACCGGGTCGACCGGTCGGGCGGCCCGGTCGTGCTGGCCGTCGGCTGA
- a CDS encoding SulP family inorganic anion transporter: MTSRRDGPGVLARFQSVPGIRAAKSYRRAWLPKDLVAGVVLTTLLVPQGMAYAELAGLPAITGLYTTILCLLGYAVFGPSRILVLGPDSSLGPMIAATVLPLVAADGDPDRAVALASMLAVMVAAIMILASVAKLGFIADLISKPTMIGYMNGLALTIFIGQLPKLLGFKVEADNLIGECAGLVRMIADGATVPAAAAVGLGGIALILILQRFLPKVPAVLVMVVLAIAAATLFDLDEHGVGLVGVLPEGFPPFTLPDVRPADLAPLLGGALGIALVSLADTISNASAFAARAGQEVRGNQEMAGVGAANLAAALFQGFPVSTSGSRTAVAERAGARSQLTGVVGAALIVLMLVLAPGLFRNLPQPALAAVVITASLSLADVPGAVRLWRQRRAEFLLCFAAFAGVALLGVLPGIAIAVGLSVLNVFRRAWWPYDTVLGRVPGLEGYHDVRSYPGAEQLPGLVIYRFDAPLFFANAKTFRDEVRRLAGGADPRPSWIVVAAEPMTDVDTTAADVLEELDEALNADGVHLVFAELKDPVRRKIERYELTRTIDPRHFFPTVEAAVAAFRLRTGAEWSAPGPDGTAGPSSTGPT, encoded by the coding sequence GTGACCAGCCGGCGCGACGGCCCCGGGGTGCTCGCGCGCTTCCAGTCGGTTCCCGGGATCCGCGCGGCGAAGTCCTACCGGCGCGCGTGGCTGCCCAAGGACCTGGTCGCGGGAGTCGTGCTGACCACGCTGCTGGTGCCGCAGGGCATGGCCTACGCCGAGCTGGCGGGCCTGCCGGCCATCACCGGCCTGTACACGACGATCCTCTGCCTGCTCGGGTACGCGGTGTTCGGGCCGTCCCGGATCCTGGTGCTGGGCCCGGACTCCTCGCTGGGTCCGATGATCGCCGCCACCGTGCTGCCGCTGGTGGCGGCCGACGGGGATCCCGACCGGGCCGTCGCACTCGCGTCGATGCTCGCGGTCATGGTGGCGGCCATCATGATCCTGGCCTCGGTGGCGAAGCTCGGTTTCATCGCCGACCTGATCTCCAAACCGACGATGATCGGCTACATGAACGGCCTGGCCCTGACCATTTTCATCGGCCAGCTCCCCAAACTGCTCGGCTTCAAGGTCGAGGCGGACAACCTGATCGGCGAGTGCGCCGGCCTCGTGCGGATGATCGCCGACGGGGCGACGGTACCGGCGGCGGCCGCCGTGGGCCTCGGCGGAATCGCTCTGATCCTGATCCTCCAGCGCTTTCTGCCGAAGGTTCCCGCGGTGCTCGTGATGGTGGTCCTGGCGATCGCCGCGGCCACCCTCTTCGACCTCGACGAGCACGGCGTCGGCCTGGTCGGCGTACTGCCCGAGGGATTCCCGCCGTTCACGCTCCCCGATGTGCGGCCCGCCGACCTCGCGCCGCTGCTCGGCGGTGCGCTGGGCATCGCCCTGGTGTCGCTGGCCGACACGATCTCCAACGCGTCCGCCTTCGCGGCCCGCGCCGGCCAGGAGGTCCGCGGCAACCAGGAGATGGCGGGCGTCGGTGCGGCCAACCTGGCGGCCGCCCTCTTCCAGGGCTTCCCCGTCAGCACCAGCGGCTCCCGGACGGCGGTGGCGGAGCGCGCGGGGGCCCGGAGCCAGCTCACCGGGGTCGTCGGGGCGGCGCTCATCGTCCTCATGCTCGTGCTGGCTCCGGGTCTGTTCCGCAACCTCCCCCAGCCGGCCCTCGCGGCCGTGGTCATCACCGCGTCGCTGTCCCTGGCCGACGTACCCGGAGCCGTACGGCTGTGGCGGCAGCGCCGGGCGGAGTTCCTGCTCTGCTTCGCGGCCTTCGCCGGCGTGGCCCTGCTCGGCGTGCTGCCCGGCATCGCCATCGCCGTGGGGCTGTCCGTACTCAACGTCTTCCGGCGGGCCTGGTGGCCGTACGACACCGTACTGGGGAGGGTGCCGGGCCTGGAGGGCTACCACGATGTCCGTTCCTACCCCGGGGCCGAGCAACTGCCGGGCCTGGTGATCTACCGGTTCGACGCCCCGCTCTTCTTCGCCAACGCCAAGACCTTCCGGGACGAGGTCAGGCGGCTGGCCGGTGGCGCGGATCCGCGGCCGAGCTGGATCGTGGTCGCCGCGGAGCCCATGACGGACGTGGACACCACCGCAGCCGACGTCCTGGAGGAGCTCGACGAGGCGCTCAACGCGGACGGTGTGCACCTGGTGTTCGCCGAGCTCAAGGACCCGGTGCGGCGCAAGATCGAGCGGTACGAACTCACCCGGACCATCGACCCCCGGCACTTCTTCCCCACCGTGGAGGCCGCGGTCGCCGCGTTCCGGCTGCGCACCGGAGCCGAGTGGTCCGCACCGGGCCCCGACGGGACGGCCGGTCCCTCGTCCACCGGCCCGACATGA
- a CDS encoding Dyp-type peroxidase yields MSVLQDGIYHGPGRRPPGHLALVFLRADPEADAAAVDDALREVTTLLRGLADGVVPELPGHPVPSAGLEFLLGFGPKAFDIAGAKLPCPAALGPRLRFRSPRPTGGGPLLVGGGLSYAADVTRNDATEEFCLQLTADTQLAVSRAVVELWKLLRGARTGDSRTATLEIAGIHTGFQRDDRRSWIGFHDGVSNLESADRERVISIGAADAGPDPWTIGGTCLVFARLAVDLDQWHLLPRAQQELLVGRDKLTGAPLTGRDADGRPVPAAGCPVTGTTEVTQPGNEDFLEPGPTADPVLLTSHVRRSNLTGTADPDQSGSLRVFRQGYEFFEPVAAAPGFRAGLNFVGFQDSPERVLRILTQRGWLGGVNFGGQPGPDGPAGRLLTVRAAGTYLVPPVRDGAPYPGAEAFG; encoded by the coding sequence ATGAGCGTCCTCCAGGACGGGATCTACCACGGGCCCGGCCGGCGCCCACCCGGCCATCTCGCGCTCGTCTTCCTGCGGGCCGACCCGGAGGCCGACGCCGCGGCCGTCGACGACGCGCTGCGCGAGGTGACCACGTTGCTGCGCGGCCTCGCCGACGGCGTCGTGCCGGAACTGCCGGGCCACCCGGTGCCGAGCGCCGGCCTGGAGTTCCTGCTCGGCTTCGGCCCGAAGGCGTTCGACATCGCCGGCGCGAAACTGCCCTGCCCGGCCGCACTCGGCCCGCGGCTGCGGTTCCGCTCGCCCCGCCCCACCGGCGGCGGGCCGCTGCTGGTCGGCGGGGGCCTGTCCTACGCGGCGGACGTCACCCGCAACGACGCCACGGAGGAGTTCTGCCTGCAGCTCACCGCGGACACCCAGCTCGCGGTCTCGCGCGCCGTGGTGGAGCTGTGGAAGCTGCTGCGCGGCGCGCGCACCGGCGACTCGCGGACGGCCACGCTGGAGATCGCGGGCATCCACACCGGATTCCAGCGCGACGACCGGCGCAGCTGGATCGGCTTCCACGACGGCGTGTCCAACCTGGAGAGCGCCGACCGGGAACGGGTCATCAGCATCGGAGCGGCCGACGCGGGCCCGGACCCGTGGACGATCGGCGGTACCTGCCTGGTCTTCGCCCGCCTCGCCGTCGACCTCGACCAGTGGCACCTCCTGCCGCGCGCGCAGCAGGAGCTCCTCGTCGGCCGGGACAAGCTCACCGGAGCCCCGCTCACCGGACGTGATGCCGACGGACGGCCCGTACCGGCCGCGGGCTGTCCGGTGACCGGAACCACCGAGGTGACGCAACCGGGCAACGAGGACTTCCTGGAGCCGGGGCCCACCGCCGATCCGGTGCTGCTCACCAGCCATGTGCGGCGGTCCAATCTGACCGGCACCGCCGACCCCGACCAGAGCGGCTCGCTGCGGGTGTTCCGGCAGGGGTACGAGTTCTTCGAACCGGTCGCGGCCGCCCCCGGCTTCCGGGCCGGGCTGAACTTCGTCGGCTTCCAGGACAGCCCCGAACGGGTGCTGCGCATCCTCACCCAGCGCGGCTGGCTGGGTGGCGTCAACTTCGGCGGGCAGCCCGGTCCGGACGGACCGGCCGGGCGGCTGCTGACGGTACGGGCGGCAGGTACGTATCTGGTCCCGCCCGTTCGGGACGGAGCCCCCTATCCCGGGGCCGAAGCGTTCGGCTGA
- a CDS encoding nucleoside deaminase — translation MTVTAHTQEANIQDLKRTWLDEAIRLATNSVANGGGPFGALVAKGGEIVALGNNRVTSTLDPTAHAEVSAMRAACKELDTFSLEGCVLVTSCEPCPMCLSSALWARVDRIVFAADRHDAAVAGFDDRKFYDLFEKQPASKWPLAIEQLDLPNRTEPFDAWVAKTDRIDY, via the coding sequence GTGACCGTGACCGCGCACACCCAAGAAGCGAACATCCAGGACCTCAAGCGCACCTGGCTGGACGAGGCGATCAGACTCGCCACGAACAGCGTGGCGAACGGCGGCGGGCCGTTCGGCGCCCTGGTCGCCAAGGGCGGCGAGATCGTCGCGCTCGGGAACAACCGGGTCACCTCCACCCTGGACCCCACCGCCCACGCCGAGGTGAGCGCGATGCGTGCCGCCTGCAAGGAGCTCGACACGTTCTCGCTCGAAGGCTGCGTGTTGGTGACCTCGTGCGAACCGTGTCCGATGTGTCTTTCCTCGGCGCTGTGGGCGCGGGTCGACCGGATCGTCTTCGCCGCCGACCGGCACGACGCCGCAGTGGCCGGCTTCGACGACCGCAAGTTCTACGACCTGTTCGAGAAGCAGCCCGCGTCGAAGTGGCCGCTGGCGATCGAGCAGCTGGACCTGCCCAACCGCACGGAGCCCTTCGACGCGTGGGTGGCCAAGACCGACCGCATCGACTACTGA
- a CDS encoding polyphosphate kinase 2 family protein: MSDERAERIADFIEPLRVRPGSKVRLERDFDPRYKAGMKKRDGTELLRTGVSLLAEYQERLAAQDTYGVVLALQALDAGGKDGTIRHVMSGVNPQGVRVSSFKVPSSEELDHDYLWRYARRLPERGEIAIFNRSHYEEVLVVRVHPEVLLRQKLPEHVLGPDIWDRRYREINRWEHYLTDNGFKVLKIFLNLSKEEQRTRFLKRIDLPEKNWKFSAADVRERRRWDEYQHAFSEMLSATSTKWAPWYVVPADRKWFARICAAAVLAHTLMDIDPQYPDVGEEARKDLLVTKRSLEREAPAGAPADPYAARHGEPKSKSKSRPKKKRG; this comes from the coding sequence ATGTCCGACGAGAGGGCCGAACGCATCGCGGACTTCATCGAGCCGCTACGGGTACGACCGGGGTCGAAGGTGCGTCTGGAACGGGACTTCGATCCCCGCTACAAGGCCGGCATGAAGAAGCGGGACGGGACCGAACTGCTGCGGACCGGGGTGTCACTGCTCGCCGAGTACCAGGAGCGGCTGGCCGCCCAGGACACCTACGGCGTGGTCCTCGCCCTCCAGGCACTCGACGCCGGAGGCAAGGACGGGACGATCCGCCACGTGATGAGCGGCGTCAATCCCCAGGGCGTACGGGTCAGCAGCTTCAAGGTGCCCTCCTCCGAGGAGCTCGACCACGACTACCTGTGGCGCTACGCCCGGCGACTGCCCGAACGGGGCGAAATCGCCATCTTCAACCGCTCGCACTACGAGGAGGTCCTCGTCGTGCGCGTCCACCCCGAGGTCCTCCTCCGGCAGAAACTGCCGGAGCACGTGCTCGGACCGGACATCTGGGACCGGCGCTACCGGGAGATCAACCGTTGGGAGCACTACCTCACGGACAACGGGTTCAAGGTGTTGAAGATCTTCCTGAACCTGTCCAAGGAGGAGCAGCGCACCCGCTTCCTGAAGCGGATCGACCTGCCGGAGAAGAACTGGAAGTTCTCCGCCGCCGACGTGCGGGAGCGGCGCCGGTGGGACGAGTACCAGCACGCGTTCTCCGAGATGCTGTCGGCGACGAGCACGAAGTGGGCACCGTGGTACGTCGTGCCGGCGGACCGGAAGTGGTTCGCGCGGATCTGTGCGGCGGCGGTCCTCGCGCACACCCTGATGGACATCGATCCGCAGTACCCCGACGTGGGTGAGGAGGCCCGCAAGGACCTCCTCGTCACGAAGCGGAGCCTGGAGCGGGAGGCTCCGGCCGGCGCCCCGGCCGATCCGTACGCCGCCCGGCACGGCGAGCCGAAGAGCAAGTCGAAGAGCAGGCCGAAGAAGAAGCGTGGCTAG
- a CDS encoding CPBP family intramembrane glutamic endopeptidase — MPRSTADDAGRRHDRRPRRIGTWPAVGVTVVVLGAANLVLHRWTGAWGPVTAVVVSGLLLGVLRWAGGTPADAGLARGTLARGARWALVLIGLVGVVYLAGALLPATRGLFEDRRYDAMDGGEVLLRVFVLVPVGTVLVEEIAFRGVLYGLVDRVRGAVWATAVSSLLFGLWHVLPSLHLATAKPAVGSVVGQSAFGAVLGAVLFTAAAGVLFCELRRRSGSLLAPMGLHWAVNAFGYLVGYLLR; from the coding sequence ATGCCCCGCAGCACCGCCGATGACGCCGGGCGGCGACACGATCGACGCCCGCGTCGCATCGGTACCTGGCCGGCCGTGGGGGTCACGGTGGTCGTCCTCGGCGCCGCCAACCTGGTCCTGCACCGCTGGACCGGTGCGTGGGGCCCGGTGACGGCCGTCGTGGTCAGCGGCCTGCTGCTCGGCGTGCTCCGCTGGGCCGGCGGCACCCCCGCGGACGCGGGTCTGGCCCGGGGCACGCTGGCCCGCGGTGCCCGTTGGGCGCTGGTCCTGATCGGCCTGGTCGGCGTCGTCTACCTGGCCGGGGCCCTGCTGCCGGCCACCAGGGGGCTGTTCGAAGACCGGCGGTACGACGCGATGGACGGCGGCGAGGTGCTGCTCCGCGTGTTCGTCCTGGTACCCGTCGGCACGGTCCTGGTGGAGGAGATCGCCTTCCGCGGCGTGCTCTACGGCCTCGTGGACCGCGTCCGCGGAGCGGTCTGGGCGACCGCCGTGTCGAGCCTGCTGTTCGGGCTGTGGCACGTGCTGCCGTCGCTGCACCTGGCGACTGCGAAACCGGCCGTGGGCTCGGTCGTCGGCCAGTCGGCGTTCGGGGCGGTGCTGGGCGCCGTGCTGTTCACGGCGGCGGCCGGCGTCCTGTTCTGCGAACTGCGCCGCCGCAGCGGCAGCCTGCTGGCTCCCATGGGCCTGCACTGGGCGGTCAACGCCTTCGGCTACCTCGTCGGGTACCTGCTGCGCTGA
- a CDS encoding alpha/beta hydrolase, translating to MSKDPPGPPAQDEPARENRRWPRLTLPGCWGALLLACVSFTPSLLPRGGVLQGLVCGISAAIGYGLGVVAASVWRAFADREARIPSRRSWLVLIVSAVVLFGVSFGLGQYWQHEIRLLMGVSDYNVLFTVACPFVAALVFLLLLLAGRGLRALYHRAADLLGRWIGRRAARVVGWLLVAGLAWAAFSGLLLNGFVNASNEAFSLRDTETPEGVHQPTSALRSGGPGSLVPWDSLGREGRAFADGGPSAQEIGAFTHRTAQEPVRAYAGLETSDDTETRAARAVADLERAGGFQRENLLVMTTTGSGWVDPAAVDSFEYLGNGDSATVAIQYSYLPSWMSYLVDQSKARAAGRDLFDAVYDKWSKLPQDQRPRLFVAGESLGSFGGETAFSGEADLRNRTAGTVFAGPPNFNTLFREFSDHRDAGSPEIEPVYREGRTVRFTDDPATGTPPADRPWDGPRVLYLMHPSDPIVWWSPNLALTEPDWIGQRPGSDVLEAMVWIPFVTFWQVTADLPFSTGVPDGHGHTYKAAYVDAWNDIMRPDGFTAQDLNQLKDIVSPKS from the coding sequence ATGAGCAAGGACCCGCCGGGACCTCCCGCACAGGACGAGCCGGCCCGCGAGAACCGCCGGTGGCCCCGCCTGACGCTGCCCGGCTGCTGGGGCGCGCTCCTCCTGGCCTGTGTGTCCTTCACCCCGTCGCTGCTCCCCCGCGGAGGCGTGCTCCAGGGCCTGGTCTGCGGCATCAGCGCGGCCATCGGCTACGGGCTGGGCGTGGTCGCGGCCTCCGTGTGGCGCGCCTTCGCCGACCGGGAGGCGCGGATCCCCTCGCGCCGGTCGTGGCTCGTCCTGATCGTCAGCGCGGTCGTGCTCTTCGGCGTCTCGTTCGGCCTCGGCCAGTACTGGCAGCACGAGATCCGTCTGCTCATGGGAGTCAGCGACTACAACGTCCTGTTCACCGTCGCCTGCCCGTTCGTCGCGGCCCTCGTCTTCCTGCTGCTGCTCCTGGCCGGGCGGGGGCTCCGGGCCCTGTACCACCGGGCCGCCGACCTGCTGGGGCGCTGGATCGGCAGACGGGCGGCGCGGGTGGTCGGCTGGCTCCTGGTGGCGGGCCTGGCGTGGGCCGCGTTCTCCGGGCTGCTGCTGAACGGCTTCGTGAACGCGTCCAACGAGGCCTTCTCGCTGCGCGACACGGAAACCCCGGAAGGAGTGCACCAGCCCACGTCGGCGCTGCGTTCGGGCGGGCCCGGCTCGCTGGTGCCGTGGGACTCGCTGGGCCGGGAGGGTCGGGCGTTCGCCGATGGCGGGCCGTCGGCCCAGGAGATCGGCGCGTTCACCCACCGTACGGCGCAGGAGCCCGTCCGCGCCTACGCCGGACTGGAGACCTCCGACGACACGGAGACGCGCGCGGCCCGGGCGGTCGCGGACCTCGAACGGGCGGGCGGCTTCCAGCGCGAGAACCTGCTCGTGATGACCACGACGGGCAGTGGCTGGGTCGATCCCGCCGCCGTGGACTCGTTCGAGTACCTGGGGAACGGCGACTCGGCCACCGTGGCGATCCAGTACTCGTACCTGCCGTCGTGGATGTCGTACCTGGTGGACCAGTCCAAGGCGCGCGCGGCCGGCCGCGACCTCTTCGACGCGGTCTACGACAAGTGGTCCAAGCTGCCCCAGGACCAGCGCCCGCGCCTGTTCGTGGCGGGGGAGAGCCTGGGGTCGTTCGGCGGTGAGACGGCCTTCAGCGGGGAGGCCGACCTGCGCAACCGCACCGCCGGCACCGTGTTCGCCGGCCCGCCCAACTTCAACACGCTGTTCCGCGAGTTCAGCGACCACCGCGACGCGGGCAGCCCCGAGATCGAACCCGTCTACCGGGAAGGACGGACCGTCCGGTTCACCGACGACCCGGCCACCGGGACGCCTCCGGCGGACCGGCCGTGGGACGGCCCGCGGGTGCTCTACCTGATGCACCCGTCCGATCCGATCGTCTGGTGGAGCCCGAACCTGGCGCTCACCGAGCCCGACTGGATCGGGCAGCGGCCCGGCTCGGACGTGCTCGAAGCCATGGTCTGGATCCCGTTCGTGACCTTCTGGCAGGTCACCGCCGACCTGCCGTTCTCGACCGGCGTACCGGACGGCCACGGCCACACGTACAAGGCCGCGTACGTCGACGCCTGGAACGACATCATGCGGCCCGACGGATTCACCGCGCAGGACCTGAACCAGCTCAAGGACATCGTCTCGCCGAAGAGCTGA
- a CDS encoding cation-translocating P-type ATPase, protein MTVRSDSVAEQPRAGGDGWYARSPQEVVAAFGVDPAAGLSAAKAAELLASHGPNALPEEQRTPAWRRFLAQYRSYMQIVLVAAAIVSLVIQEWTTAILLIVLTLLNAVVGLRQEGKAESAMNALKSMMKATARVRRDGREAEIPAEQLVDGDVVLISAGDQVPADGRLIEASALQIDESALTGESVPAAKETGPLQGSGLSPGDQTNTAFMNTPVTHGSGVMIVTATGADTELGKISGMLSATEKEVPPLTKELDRLTLWITGAAGLTMIVMFALGRQRDQAWDVLFVSAVSLAIAAIPEALPTVTQAILSVGSLNLAKRSAIVKELPSVETLAFTSAINSDKTGTLTMNQMTAVEVLSPTDRYTVSGTGYGLEGKVHHAAGSTAGIEDAILPYVVASDAKLVGGAVVGDPTEGALLVLAHKAGLDTDATRDALPRLATLPFDPEYKLMATFHPAVDSSGRPVVRCFVKGAAPAVMARATTALAAGETVPWDAELLRRAEEQSERMGGEGRRVMAAAMRDLDPDGFDPEGDLLAYVTELRMTSLVGMVDPPREEAKAAVADAQAAHIRVRLVTGDDVTTGAAIARQIGIPGEAVLGSDFSAMSEEEQLARIEGIGVVGRVAPEHKVLLANTLKKKGEVVAMTGDGVNDAPAIKAADIGIAMGSGTDVAKNAGRMILSDDNFATIVYAVEQGRTIYDNLTKYIRFVLLLLVTFVLTFLGATVFNIAAGEPFTPPQVLWIHFVVNASFGFALGFDRESAGLMRRRPRPRGESVLTRPVLVTVGLGGLAITVLLLGLITLGESHFGDVEIGRSIAFTAFALCLIVAAFECRSETDSVLTTSTFDSKQMNWVALAQLVLSVLVTQTDGFQRVLGTTDINARQFGWALLAAVVLLILWELGKLVARRRPGAA, encoded by the coding sequence ATGACGGTGCGGTCGGATTCCGTGGCGGAACAGCCGCGGGCTGGCGGGGACGGCTGGTACGCGCGCTCCCCCCAGGAGGTCGTGGCGGCGTTCGGTGTCGATCCCGCGGCCGGCCTGTCCGCGGCGAAGGCCGCGGAACTCCTGGCTTCGCACGGCCCGAACGCCCTGCCCGAGGAGCAGCGGACGCCGGCCTGGCGCCGCTTCCTCGCCCAGTACCGCAGTTACATGCAGATCGTCCTGGTGGCCGCGGCGATCGTGTCGCTGGTCATCCAGGAGTGGACCACCGCGATCCTGCTGATCGTCCTGACGCTGCTGAACGCGGTCGTGGGCCTGCGTCAGGAGGGCAAGGCCGAGAGCGCCATGAACGCGCTGAAGTCGATGATGAAGGCGACGGCCCGGGTGCGCAGGGACGGCAGGGAGGCCGAGATCCCCGCCGAACAGCTGGTCGACGGGGATGTCGTGCTCATTTCCGCCGGGGACCAGGTGCCGGCGGACGGACGTCTCATCGAGGCCAGCGCCCTGCAGATCGACGAGTCGGCCCTGACCGGTGAGAGCGTGCCCGCCGCGAAGGAGACCGGGCCGCTGCAGGGCAGCGGGCTGTCGCCCGGCGACCAGACCAACACGGCGTTCATGAACACCCCGGTCACCCACGGCAGCGGCGTCATGATCGTCACCGCGACCGGTGCGGACACCGAGCTCGGCAAGATCTCCGGAATGTTGTCGGCCACCGAGAAGGAAGTGCCGCCGCTCACCAAGGAACTCGACCGGCTGACCCTGTGGATCACCGGCGCGGCGGGCCTCACCATGATCGTGATGTTCGCGCTGGGCCGCCAGCGGGACCAGGCCTGGGACGTCCTGTTCGTCAGCGCGGTCTCGCTGGCCATCGCGGCCATCCCCGAGGCCCTGCCGACCGTGACCCAGGCGATCCTGTCCGTCGGGAGCCTGAACCTGGCGAAGCGCAGCGCCATCGTCAAGGAACTGCCGTCGGTGGAGACGCTGGCGTTCACCTCCGCGATCAACTCGGACAAGACCGGCACCCTGACGATGAACCAGATGACCGCCGTCGAAGTGCTGAGCCCCACCGACCGGTACACCGTGTCGGGCACGGGCTACGGACTGGAGGGCAAGGTCCACCACGCCGCCGGGTCCACCGCGGGGATCGAGGACGCGATCCTGCCCTACGTGGTGGCCAGCGACGCCAAGCTGGTGGGCGGAGCGGTGGTGGGCGATCCGACCGAGGGTGCGCTGCTGGTGCTCGCGCACAAGGCCGGCCTGGACACCGACGCCACCCGGGACGCCCTCCCCCGGCTCGCCACCCTGCCGTTCGACCCCGAGTACAAGCTGATGGCCACCTTCCACCCGGCGGTCGACTCCTCCGGGCGGCCGGTCGTGCGCTGCTTCGTCAAAGGAGCGGCCCCCGCGGTGATGGCGCGGGCCACCACCGCGCTCGCGGCGGGCGAGACCGTCCCGTGGGACGCCGAGCTGCTGCGCCGGGCCGAGGAGCAGAGCGAGCGGATGGGCGGTGAGGGACGGCGGGTGATGGCCGCGGCCATGCGCGACCTGGACCCGGACGGCTTCGATCCCGAGGGCGACCTGCTCGCGTACGTCACCGAGCTGCGGATGACCAGTCTCGTCGGCATGGTCGATCCGCCCCGTGAGGAGGCCAAGGCCGCGGTGGCCGACGCGCAGGCCGCACACATCCGGGTCCGCCTGGTGACCGGTGACGACGTCACCACCGGGGCGGCGATCGCCCGGCAGATCGGGATCCCGGGCGAGGCCGTGCTCGGTTCCGATTTCTCCGCCATGAGCGAGGAGGAGCAGCTCGCCCGCATCGAGGGGATCGGTGTGGTGGGACGCGTCGCCCCGGAGCACAAGGTGCTGCTCGCGAACACGCTGAAGAAGAAGGGCGAGGTCGTGGCGATGACCGGGGACGGCGTCAACGACGCTCCCGCCATCAAGGCGGCCGACATCGGCATCGCCATGGGCAGCGGCACGGACGTGGCCAAGAACGCCGGACGCATGATCCTCTCCGACGACAACTTCGCCACCATCGTCTACGCCGTCGAGCAGGGCCGGACGATCTACGACAACCTCACCAAGTACATCCGGTTCGTACTGCTCCTGCTGGTCACGTTCGTGCTGACGTTCCTCGGGGCGACCGTCTTCAACATCGCCGCCGGTGAGCCGTTCACCCCGCCGCAGGTGCTGTGGATCCACTTCGTCGTCAACGCCTCCTTCGGCTTCGCGCTCGGCTTCGACCGGGAGAGCGCCGGACTCATGCGGCGCCGGCCGCGTCCGCGCGGGGAATCGGTGCTCACCCGTCCCGTGCTGGTCACGGTCGGGCTCGGCGGGCTGGCGATCACCGTCCTGCTGCTCGGCCTGATCACGCTCGGCGAGAGCCACTTCGGCGACGTCGAGATCGGCCGGTCGATCGCGTTCACGGCCTTCGCCCTCTGCCTGATCGTGGCGGCGTTCGAATGCCGCAGCGAGACGGATTCCGTGCTGACGACCTCCACGTTCGACAGCAAGCAGATGAACTGGGTCGCCCTGGCCCAGCTCGTGCTCTCGGTGCTGGTGACCCAGACGGACGGCTTCCAGCGGGTCCTCGGGACGACCGACATCAACGCGCGGCAGTTCGGCTGGGCGCTGCTGGCCGCCGTCGTGCTCCTGATCCTGTGGGAGCTGGGCAAGCTCGTGGCCCGCCGCCGGCCCGGGGCCGCGTGA